A region from the Geobacillus vulcani PSS1 genome encodes:
- a CDS encoding MerR family transcriptional regulator yields MHCFTISDLAHEFDVSTRTIRYYEERGLLAPIRTESGQRLYTKKERAKLKLILRGKRFGFSLDEIHEMIALFDEDRTGKKQLEKTVEYGRRKLKEVNERIEDLLQLKAEMESLLSDFEKRLREWEESGG; encoded by the coding sequence ATGCACTGTTTCACCATTTCCGATTTGGCGCACGAGTTTGATGTGAGCACGCGGACGATCCGCTATTACGAAGAGCGCGGGCTGCTTGCCCCGATTCGCACGGAATCCGGGCAGCGGCTGTATACGAAAAAGGAGCGGGCGAAGCTCAAGCTCATTTTGCGCGGCAAACGGTTCGGCTTCTCGCTTGACGAAATTCATGAGATGATTGCGCTGTTTGATGAGGATCGCACGGGAAAGAAACAACTCGAAAAAACGGTCGAATACGGGCGGCGAAAACTGAAGGAGGTGAACGAGCGGATCGAAGATTTATTGCAACTGAAGGCGGAGATGGAATCCCTGCTTTCCGATTTTGAAAAGCGATTGCGAGAATGGGAGGAATCGGGCGGATGA